TATCTCAAATAAGTTTTTTATCTTTAAAAAGTTTACAACAACACACAAATTATACTACAATGCCAAAAGACACATCCATTAAATCCGTTTTGATAATAGGTTCAGGTCCTATTGTAATTGGTCAAGCTTGCGAATTTGATTATGCAGGATCGCAATCAGCACGTTCTATTCGTGAAGAAGGAATCGAAGTGATATTAATCAACTCGAATCCAGCTACCATTATGACTGACCCATCGATGGCCGATCATGTTTACTTAAAACCACTGACCACCAAGTCGATTATTGAAATTTTGAAAGCGCATCCTCAAATTGATGCGGTTTTGCCAACCATGGGTGGACAAACGGCTTTGAACTTGTGTTTGGAAGCTGAAGAAAAAGGTATTTGGGAAGACTTTGGAGTACGATTGATTGGTGTTGATGTGAACGCCATTAATATTACCGAAGACAGAGAGCAATTCAAACAGTTGCTTGAAAAAATTGGAATTCCAGCCGCACCTGCCAAAACAGCAACTTCATTCTTGCAAGGAAAAGAAATTGCTCAAGAATTTGGCTTTCCATTGGTAATTCGTCCTTCGTTTACCTTAGGAGGAACAGGAGCTGCTTTTGTGCATAGTAAAGAAGAATTTGACGAAAAGTTAACCTACGGTTTGGAAATGTCACCAATCCACGAGGTGTTGATTGACAAGGCTTTGTTGGGATGGAAAGAATATGAATTAGAATTATTGAGAGATAAAAATGATAATGTCGTGATTATCTGTTCGATCGAAAATATGGACCCAATGGGAATTCATACTGGAGATTCGATCACGGTAGCACCAGCAATGACCTTATCGGATACTACCTTCCAAAAAATGCGTGATATGGCGATTTTGATGATGCGAAGCATCGGAAATTTTGCTGGAGGTTGTAACGTACAATTTGCGGTTTCACCAGACGAAAAAGAAGATATTGTTGCGATTGAAATTAATCCACGTGTATCTCGTTCATCAGCATTAGCATCAAAAGCAACGGGGTATCCAATTGCTAAAATTGCTTCGAAATTAGCTTTGGGCTACAACCTTGACGAATTGCAAAACCAAATTACAAAATCAACTTCGGCTTTATTTGAGCCGACTTTGGATTATGTAATTGTGAAAATACCACGTTGGAACTTCGATAAATTTGAAGGTGCCGATAAGACTTTGGGTCTTCAAATGAAATCAGTAGGTGAGGTGATGGGAATTGGACGTTCTTTCCAAGAAGCTTTACACAAAGCCACACAATCATTGGAAATCAAAAGAAATGGTTTGGGCGCTGACGGAAAAGGATATACGAATTACGAACAAATCATCGATAAACTGACGCATGCAAGTTGGGATCGTGTTTTCGTAATTTATGACGCCATTGCGATGGGAATTCCTTTGAGTCGTATTCATGAGATCACAAAAATAGACATGTGGTTCTTAAAACAATACGAGCAATTATTCACTTTAGAAAAAGAAATTGCTACTTACAAAGTAGATTCTTTACCTAGAGAATTATTGTTAGAGGCCAAACAAAAAGGTTTCTCTGACAGACAAATTGCACACATGATGGGTTGTTTGGAAAGTCAAGTACATACCTTGCGTATGGACATGAAAATCAACCGAGTATTTAAATTAGTAGATACTTGTGCTGCCGAATTTAAAGCACAAACACCATACTATTATTCTACTTTTGAGGCCGAAATTGAAACGCCAAGCGGAGAACGTTATGTTCACAACGAAAGTGTAGTTACCGATAAAAAGAAAATTATTGTTTTAGGGTCAGGCCCAAATAGAATTGGACAAGGAATCGAATTTGATTATTCTTGTGTTCACGGGGTGTTGGCGGCCAAAGAATGTGGTTACGAAACCATCATGATCAACTGTAATCCAGAAACAGTTTCAACTGATTTTGATACGGCTGATAAATTGTATTTCGAACCTGTTTTCTGGGAGCATATTTATGATATTATCCAACACGAAAAACCAGAAGGTGTAATCGTGCAATTAGGAGGTCAAACGGCCTTGAAATTGGCAGAAAAATTATCGAAATATGGAGTAAAAATCTTAGGAACTAGTTTTGATGCTTTGGATTTAGCCGAAGACAGAGGACGTTTCTCTGATTTATTAACCGAGTTGAATATCCCTTTCCCAAAATTTGGAATTGCTGAAACTGCTGACGAGGCTTCTGCTCTTGCCGACACTTTGGATTTCCCATTGTTAATTCGTCCTTCTTATGTATTAGGAGGTCAGGGAATGAAAATTGTGATCAACAAGCAAGAATTAGAAGAACACGTAATCAATTTGTTGAAATCAATTCCAGGCAATAAATTGTTGTTAGATCATTATTTAGATGGTGCTATCGAAGCGGAAGCAGATGCTATTTGCGATGCAGATGGTAATGTATACATCATTGGAATCATGGAGCACATCGAACCTTGCGGAGTTCACTCTGGGGATAGTAATGCGACTTTGCCACCATTTAATTTAGGTGAATTTGTAATGCAACAAATCAAAGATCATACACATAAAATTGCCGTAGCTTTAAAAACTGTTGGTTTGATCAACATTCAGTTTGCTATCAAAAATGATATTGTATACATCATTGAGGCCAATCCAAGAGCGTCTAGAACAGTTCCATTCATTGCTAAGGCGTATGGCGAACCCTATGTAAATTATGCGACTAAAGTAATGTTAGGTGCAAATAAAGTAACCGACTTTAACTACAATCCTCAATTGAAAGGCTATGCGATTAAACAACCGGTTTTCTCTTTCAGTAAATTCCAAAATGTGAATAAAGCATTAGGACCAGAGATGAAATCGACAGGAGAAAGTATCTTGTTTATTGACGATTTGAAAGACGATCAATTTTATGAATTGTACTCTAGAAGAAAAATGTATTTGAGTAAATAATACTTGAATCTTAGAAATAAAAAAGCCTCTAATCAGAGGCTTTTTTTATGGAATTAAATCAAGGGAGAACGATTCTTTCTAAAAATATTATTCCGTACCTTATTAAATTAGCTTCTTATCTTTTTTTATTTTACTTTTGTTTAATTAAAATTAAAAAAGAATGAACAACGTTAAGAACGTATTCAGTATCAAAGACCTTGAAAATTTATCAGGTATTAAAGCACATACGATTCGTATTTGGGAAAAGAGATACAATATCTTGGAACCCATGCGCACGGATACCAACATTAGGTTGTATGATCTAGCCAGTTTGCAAAAGTTGCTCAACATCACTTTGCTTCACGATTACGGCTACAAAATATCTAAGATTGCCACCTATCCACCAGATACAATACCCACTTTAGTTCGTGAGATTGTGACCAATAAAACAGCCAAAAGTCACGCTTTGAGCGAATTTAAAATGGCCATGATGAATTTTGATCAAGAGTTGTTTTTTAACACATACAATTGGTTGATGGCTGAAAAATCGTTTCAGGAAATCTTTTACGAAGTGTTTTTGCCTTTAATGCAAGAATTAGGAATGTTGTGGCAAACAGATACCATTTCGCCAGCACACGAGCATTTCATTACCTTTTTGATCAAACAAAAATTATTGATTCAAACCGAACAACTTCAGGTATTAAAGCCAAGAAAAACCGATAAGGTTTTTGTTTTGTCTTTGCCAATGAATGAAATTCACGAATTGGGATTGATGTATTTGAATTATGAAATTCTTTCTAAAGGTTATAAAACGATTTATCTTGGCGAAAGCATGCCGATTGAAAATTTGAAAGATTTAAAGAAACATTTCGACTCCATTGTTTTTGTTTCGTACCTTACAGTACAACCCGATAAAGATTCAGTTAATGATTATGTCAGCAGAATGAAACAAGAACTAGAAGACGAGACTACCCAATTATGGTATATAGGACGAATGGTTGAACATATAGACCTTAGTACTCTGTCAAATAATATGCTGGTTTTCAATTCTATAGATTCTTTGGTAGGAGTTATTAAATAATAATTAGAAATAATAAGTAAATGAATCAAACCAAAATAATAACAATAATAGGTTCTGGATTTTCGTCTTTGGCGGCAGCAAGTTATTTAGCTCAAAGTGGTCATCAAGTAACGGTTTATGAAAAAAATGCTACCATTGGTGGTCGTGCCCGTCAATTAAAAAGTGATGGTTTTACTTTTGATATGGGGCCAAGCTGGTATTGGATGCCGGATGTATTTGATCGTTTTTTTGCTGATTTTGGAAAAAAAACGACAGATTATTATGAGTTGATTAAGTTGTCTCCAGCCTACAGAGTCTATTTTGGGATCAACGAATTCATTTCAATTGCTGATAATTTACCTGAAATTATTGCCACTTTTGAATCAGTTGAAAAGGGTAGTGGTGCTGTTTTGGAACAATTTATGGCCGAGGCGCGATCCAATTATGATATTGCAATTAAAGACCTAGTTTACCGTCCGGGAGTATCTCCTTTGGAATTGATCACTTTGGAAACGGCCAAAAAAGTAGGGCAGTTTTTCAGTAACATCAGTCGTGATGTTCGCAAGAAATTCAAGAATGAAAAGTTAATTCAAATCTTAGAATTCCCAGTTTTGTTTTTAGGGGCTAAACCTTCAGATACGCCTTCTTTTTATAGTTTCATGAATTATGCCGATTTCGGATTGGGTACTTGGCATCCAAAAACAGGTATGTTTGATGTAATTCGTGGCATGGAAAGTTTGGCTACCGAATTAGGAGTGAAATTTGTAACCAATGCGGCTATTGAAAAAATAATCGTTGACAATAAAACCGCCAAAGGAATCGTAGTCAACGGTCAAACCATCTATTCGGATGTGGTATTAAGTGGAGCCGATTACCATCATACAGAAACCTTATTGGAGGAACAACACCGCGCTTATTCTGAAAAATATTGGGATAGTCGAGTATTTGCGCCTTCTTCTTTGTTGTTCTATGTGGGTTTCAATAAAAAAATAGAAAACATTTCGCATCACGCTTTGTTCTTTGACACCGATTTTAATCAGCATGCTGTAGATATTTATGACAGTCCAAGATGGCCGGCAGAGCCTTTATTTTATGCTAATTTCCCTTCTTTAACAGATCCTTCGACTGCTCCTGAAGGAATGGAGTCAGCCTTTTTCTTGATCCCGTTAGCTCCAGGAATTGAAGATACTGAAGCATTGCGTGAAGAATATTTTTATAAAATCATGGATAGATTTGAGTCGGTGACCGGACAAGAAGTTAGAAAAAATATTATCTTTAGACGATCTTTTTGTAAAAATGATTTTGTCCAAGATTATAATTCCTATAAAGGGAATGCCTATGGAATGGCCAATACCTTATTACAAACTGCATTTTTAAGACCCAAATTAAAAAGTAAAAAAGTAGAAAATCTTTTTTTTACAGGTCAATTGACTGTTCCTGGACCAGGTGTGCCTCCCGCCTTAATTTCTGGAAAATTAGTGTCAGAATTAATTAATAAACAATTTTCAAAAGCATAACATGAAGCAGTTATTTGACGACGTATCTTTTAAATGCAGTAAGCTAGTAACCAAAAACTATAGTACTTCATTTTCATTAGCAGTCTACATGCTTTCACCAAGCATCAGAGAGGCTATTTATAGCGTATATGGATTTGTTCGTTTTGCGGATGAAATTGTGGATTCTTTTCATGGTTACGAAAAAGAAACCTTGATTCATGATTTTGAAACTGAATATTATAAAGCCTATCATTCTGGAATTAGCTTGAATCCTATTTTGAATTCGTTTCAAATTACGGTGAAACGCTATAACATCTCAGATGATTTGATTCAGGCTTTTTTGAAAAGTATGAAATTGGATTTGGTGAAAACCGAATACCACAGCAAAGAAGAGTACGAAGAATACATTTATGGTTCTGCTGATGTTGTTGGTCTAATGTGTTTGAAAGTGTTTGTGGATGGCGATATAGAGAAATACAATTTGTTGAAGGACGAAGCAATGCGATTGGGATCGGCTTTTCAAAAAGTCAACTTTTTACGTGATTTGAAAGACGATAACTTGGTTTTAAATCGTACCTATTTCCCAGGAGTTGATTTGAATTCGTTTGATGAAAATGCCAAACAAGCAATTATTAACGAGATAGAGGAAGATTTTAAAGTGGCTTTTCAAGGAATTACCAAATTACCAATGGAAGCCAAATTTGGAGTTTATACAGCTTATGTATACTACAAGAAATTGTTGAATAAATTAGAAAAAACTCCAAGTCATAAAATTGGCACTGCCCGAATCCGAGTTTCTAATTATACTAAAGCAGGACTACTTGCTCAATCTTTTGTTACGTACAAATTAAAATTAGTTTAAATATAATTACAATGAATGAAATCCAGTTTTTTCTGATTTTCTTAGTTACTTTTTTGATTATGGAATGTGTAACTTGGTGCACCCACAAGTTTGTGATGCACGGTTTTATGTGGTATTTTCACGCTGACCATCACCAACCTAAATATGCGGGCATCTTTGAACGCAATGATGTGTTCTTTGTCATTTTTGCTATTCCAAGCATTACACTTTTCTATTTTGGTGTTGAGGGCGGATTGAATTATAAATTCTTCATCGGCTTAGGAATTATGTTTTACGGCATGTGTTACTTTTTGATACACGATGTATTAATTCACCAACGATTCAAATGGTTTAAAAATACCAATAATAAGTATTTAATTGGCTTGCGTAAAGCGCACAAAGTACACCACAAGCATTTAGGAAAAGAACACGGAGAATGTTTTGGGATGTTATTTGTTCCATTCAAATACTATAAAATATAATGAAAGTATATTCATTAAAGACCGAACAGTTTGTCAATGCTAATATTGAAGAATGCTGGTCTTTCTTTTCAAATCCAAAGAATTTACAAAAAATCACACCGAGCGATATGGGATTCGAAATCACTGATTTTGATGAAAAAAACATGTATGCGGGACAAATTATTCAATACAAAGTTTCCCCTCTTTTTGGAATCAAATTAGGTTGGATGACTGTAATTACGGTTGTTAAAGACCAAAGCTATTTTGTAGACGAACAACGTTTTGGACCTTATACTCTTTGGCATCACAAACACTTTTTTGAAGTAAAAGACAATGGTGTTCTTATGACTGATTTGATACATTATGCGTTGCCTTTGGGCTTCATAGGTCGTATTATGAATAGTTTGGTGGTTAAAAATAAATTGAAAACCATTTTTGAATATCGAAAAGTAAAGGTGGACGAATTATTTAACGCTTAAAAATGGCAAAAGAAGCAGTTTCTTTTTTCTGGTTTCGACGCGATTTACGTTTGGAAGATAATCTTGGTTTGTTTCAAGCATTGCAATCTCAACATCCAGTAATTCCTCTTTTTATTTTTGATGAAACTATTTTGGAACCTTTACCAAACAACGATCCAAGAGTGGGATTTATTCATGAATCTTTGGCAGCTATCAATACTAAACTCCTTGAATTTGGCACTTCACTTTTGGTAAAAAAAGGAAAACCATCAGAAGTTTGGGAGTCATTACTAAACGATTATAATATTCAAGAAGTATATTGGAATAAAGATTACGAACCCAATGCCATTCAGCGAGATCTTGTTGTTGACAATTTATTGGTATCTAAAGGAGTTACCGTTTTAGCGTTTAAAGACCAAGTGATCTTTGAAGAAGCCGAGATTGTAAAAGCCGATGGTTTACCTTATACCGTCTATACTCCTTTTAAAAATAAATGGTTGGAAAAATACAATTCAATTGCTCCGGTTCAAGAATGGGACGCAACTCCTTATTTTTCTAATTTTTTCAAATCTACGTTTGAGTTTCCAAGTTTGGGACAAATTGGTTTTATACTAAGTTCAATTAAAGTAAAGCCACATAATCTAAAATTAGTCGCTAATTACCACGAAACGCGTGACTTCCCGGCATTGGACAGCACGTCGTATTTGTCTCCGCATTTGCGTTTTGGTACGGTTAGTATTCGCAAATTAGTGAATTGGGCCGTTCGGAAAAATCCAGTTTTCTTGAGCGAATTAATTTGGAGAGAGTTTTTTATGCAAATTTTGTTTCACTTTCCAAAAGTGAAAAATAGGAATTTCAAGTCGGCATACGATGGTATCGAATGGCGCAATGACGAAGCCGATTTTAAACGTTGGTGCGAAGGAAAAACAGGGTATCCAATGGTAGATGCAGGAATGCGTCAATTGAATGAAACGGGCTATATGCACAACAGAGTTCGTATGGTGGTTGCTAGTTTTTTATGCAAACATTTACTTATTGAATGGCAATGGGGCGAAGCCTATTTTGCTGAAAAATTATTGGATTACGAAATGGCGGCTAATGTTGGCAATTGGCAATGGGCTGCTGGTACAGGTTGTGATGCGGCACCTTATTTTAGAGTTTTCAATCCGGAGATTCAACAGAAAAAATTTGACGAAAAAGGAATTTATATCCGTCAATGGATAGCTGAATTTGACTTAGGATACGGCCAACCAATGGTCGAGCATGCAATGGCTAGAGATCGTGCAATTGCTACTTACAAAGCAGGTATTGTAAAATAACTTCATAAAAAAAACTCCCGATAACTTCAAGAAGTTTTTCGGGAGTTTCCAACCTAACCCTAACCTAAAAACAATTAATTATTAGCTCAATTTATTTGAAATTAAACTAATAAACTCTTTACGCGTTTTGTCTTTTTCAAAAGCGCCCGTAAACGACGAAGTTGTCGTAACTGAATTTTGTTTTTGAATCCCACGCATTTGCATGCACATATGTTGGGCTTCTATTACAACTGCTACACCTAAAGGTTCTAGAGCAGCTTGGATACAATCTTTAATTTGGTCTGTCAAACGTTCTTGCACTTGCATTCTACGTGCAAAAGCATCAACTATTCTTGGGATTTTACTTAATCCAACAATTTTTCCATTCGGAATATAAGCTACATGCGCTTTGCCAAAAAACGGCAACATATGATGCTCACACATCGAATATACTTCTATGTCTTTTACTACAATCATTTGTTGATGATCTTCTGTAAATAATGCAGATTTTAATATTTGTAACGGATCTAATCCGTAACCGTGTGTAAGATACTGCATGGCTTTAGCCACTCTTTCTGGCGTTTTTTCTAATCCTTCACGGGTAACATCTTCGCCTAAATTTTCAATGATGGTTTTGTAATTATTAGATAATATATCTGTTGCTTTGGTATTATATTGTTCAATCTTTTCGTAGTTTTTCATTTAGTATTTTTCAGGTGTATGTATTAAATTTTAAAGCTGACAATTCCATAATCCATTTCAAATATTTGTCCGGATATCGATTTTGCTTTTTCAGAAATCAAAAAGTCAGCCATGTTTGCTACTTCTTCGGGTTGTAAATAACCTTTCATTGGATGGCGTTCGATCATGTTTTCTTTCATACGATCGTTTCTCAATATTCCCGCAGCTAAACTTGTATCTGTAATGGTTGGTGCAATGGCGTTGATGCGAATGCTCGAGGCTAATTCAGCTCCAAGTGATTTTACCAAACCTTCTACACCAGCTTTGGCAGTTGCAATACTGGCATGAAATGGCATTCCTAATTTAGCCGCAACCGTACTAAACAAAAGGATAGAAGGTTGGTTGCCTTTTTTCAAAACAGGCAAGTATTTCTGAATTACTTTTACCGCTCCAATTACATTGATTTCAAAATCATTTCTAAAATCATCAATACTCAAACTTCCAATTGGTTTTAAAGTAATGGAACCTGGACAATATATCAAAGTATCTAAACTTTCAATTTCAGGAAGTGTATCTTGCAATACGTCTAACGAATAATGCGTAAGACTTGGATGTGTAATTTCTGGTGCGTTACGGCTAATAGTAATTACGGTGTTATTTTCTAACTGTTGTTGCAAAATGGCATTGCCAATTCCTTTGCTACCTCCAATGATGAGTATTTTTTTCATTTTATATAGTTTAGCGTTTCGCTATTTTGTTATTATTGATTTGTCTTTGGCGACTACACTTAAAACGCCCTTCTCTAAAATCACGTAATTTTTCGTGCTTTGTTTTTCTTCCTTGCACTCTAGCACGCCACATTCTAAAACTAGAAGGTTTCATTTCGGCACGCATGAGGTCAATCACTTCTTGTTCTTTTAACCCAAATTGCAGCAAAATAGCATCAAAGGTGGTTCGGTCTTCCCAAGCCATTTCGATAATGCGGTCTTTTTCGATATCGGTTAATTCTTTCTTCATTAGTTGTATTTCTGATAATTATGAACTTTTATCTCCGCTTTTAAATCAAACAATAAATTGTATAAACCAAAGAAAGTTCTGTTCATATAAATAAAATGTTTGGAACCACGGTTTCCATTCATCTTTCTTAGATTCGTATCGTTAGCAAAACGTTCTCCTAGTTGGGCAATTTTTTCAAAAAACAGTTCGTCAGAAAAATCAAATGTTTCTGATTGAAATGGTTGCGTAAACAAGGTCAACAAGTCGTAGAACATCGAAGTAAAATAGGTTACTTCTTCTGGGCTGTCATCTGTTCTCAGAATTTCAAGTTCAAATAATTTATCACTAAACAATACTTTATTATCAATGATTTCTTTTTTAACTAATTCGAAATAAGGAATGTAAAAGTCATTCGGAATGGCTTTCATACATCCAAAATCCAAAGCCACTAATTGGTTTTTTTCGTTGACCAAAAAATTTCCAGGATGCGGATCGGCATGCACTTTACGCAACACATGAATTTGGTACATGTAAAAATCCCATAGGGCTTGACCCAATTGATTCCCAATTTCCGAGTTGGTATTGTCTTTAGTAAATTCAGATAAATGTTTCCCAGTCATCCAATCCATAGTAATGATTCTTTCCGAAGAATATTCTGGATAGTAATTAGGAAAAACCAAATGATCGATTTTAGAACAAGTGGCCACTACTTCTTGACTTTGTTTTAGTTCTAACAAATAGTTGGTTTCTTCAATTAATTTGTCTTCTACTTCTTTGAAGTATTTATCCGAATCTTTGCCTTGTAAATTAAACATTCG
This sequence is a window from Flavobacterium ammoniigenes. Protein-coding genes within it:
- the carB gene encoding carbamoyl-phosphate synthase large subunit, with amino-acid sequence MPKDTSIKSVLIIGSGPIVIGQACEFDYAGSQSARSIREEGIEVILINSNPATIMTDPSMADHVYLKPLTTKSIIEILKAHPQIDAVLPTMGGQTALNLCLEAEEKGIWEDFGVRLIGVDVNAINITEDREQFKQLLEKIGIPAAPAKTATSFLQGKEIAQEFGFPLVIRPSFTLGGTGAAFVHSKEEFDEKLTYGLEMSPIHEVLIDKALLGWKEYELELLRDKNDNVVIICSIENMDPMGIHTGDSITVAPAMTLSDTTFQKMRDMAILMMRSIGNFAGGCNVQFAVSPDEKEDIVAIEINPRVSRSSALASKATGYPIAKIASKLALGYNLDELQNQITKSTSALFEPTLDYVIVKIPRWNFDKFEGADKTLGLQMKSVGEVMGIGRSFQEALHKATQSLEIKRNGLGADGKGYTNYEQIIDKLTHASWDRVFVIYDAIAMGIPLSRIHEITKIDMWFLKQYEQLFTLEKEIATYKVDSLPRELLLEAKQKGFSDRQIAHMMGCLESQVHTLRMDMKINRVFKLVDTCAAEFKAQTPYYYSTFEAEIETPSGERYVHNESVVTDKKKIIVLGSGPNRIGQGIEFDYSCVHGVLAAKECGYETIMINCNPETVSTDFDTADKLYFEPVFWEHIYDIIQHEKPEGVIVQLGGQTALKLAEKLSKYGVKILGTSFDALDLAEDRGRFSDLLTELNIPFPKFGIAETADEASALADTLDFPLLIRPSYVLGGQGMKIVINKQELEEHVINLLKSIPGNKLLLDHYLDGAIEAEADAICDADGNVYIIGIMEHIEPCGVHSGDSNATLPPFNLGEFVMQQIKDHTHKIAVALKTVGLINIQFAIKNDIVYIIEANPRASRTVPFIAKAYGEPYVNYATKVMLGANKVTDFNYNPQLKGYAIKQPVFSFSKFQNVNKALGPEMKSTGESILFIDDLKDDQFYELYSRRKMYLSK
- a CDS encoding MerR family transcriptional regulator, whose translation is MNNVKNVFSIKDLENLSGIKAHTIRIWEKRYNILEPMRTDTNIRLYDLASLQKLLNITLLHDYGYKISKIATYPPDTIPTLVREIVTNKTAKSHALSEFKMAMMNFDQELFFNTYNWLMAEKSFQEIFYEVFLPLMQELGMLWQTDTISPAHEHFITFLIKQKLLIQTEQLQVLKPRKTDKVFVLSLPMNEIHELGLMYLNYEILSKGYKTIYLGESMPIENLKDLKKHFDSIVFVSYLTVQPDKDSVNDYVSRMKQELEDETTQLWYIGRMVEHIDLSTLSNNMLVFNSIDSLVGVIK
- a CDS encoding phytoene desaturase family protein, producing the protein MNQTKIITIIGSGFSSLAAASYLAQSGHQVTVYEKNATIGGRARQLKSDGFTFDMGPSWYWMPDVFDRFFADFGKKTTDYYELIKLSPAYRVYFGINEFISIADNLPEIIATFESVEKGSGAVLEQFMAEARSNYDIAIKDLVYRPGVSPLELITLETAKKVGQFFSNISRDVRKKFKNEKLIQILEFPVLFLGAKPSDTPSFYSFMNYADFGLGTWHPKTGMFDVIRGMESLATELGVKFVTNAAIEKIIVDNKTAKGIVVNGQTIYSDVVLSGADYHHTETLLEEQHRAYSEKYWDSRVFAPSSLLFYVGFNKKIENISHHALFFDTDFNQHAVDIYDSPRWPAEPLFYANFPSLTDPSTAPEGMESAFFLIPLAPGIEDTEALREEYFYKIMDRFESVTGQEVRKNIIFRRSFCKNDFVQDYNSYKGNAYGMANTLLQTAFLRPKLKSKKVENLFFTGQLTVPGPGVPPALISGKLVSELINKQFSKA
- a CDS encoding phytoene/squalene synthase family protein, producing the protein MKQLFDDVSFKCSKLVTKNYSTSFSLAVYMLSPSIREAIYSVYGFVRFADEIVDSFHGYEKETLIHDFETEYYKAYHSGISLNPILNSFQITVKRYNISDDLIQAFLKSMKLDLVKTEYHSKEEYEEYIYGSADVVGLMCLKVFVDGDIEKYNLLKDEAMRLGSAFQKVNFLRDLKDDNLVLNRTYFPGVDLNSFDENAKQAIINEIEEDFKVAFQGITKLPMEAKFGVYTAYVYYKKLLNKLEKTPSHKIGTARIRVSNYTKAGLLAQSFVTYKLKLV
- a CDS encoding sterol desaturase family protein, with product MNEIQFFLIFLVTFLIMECVTWCTHKFVMHGFMWYFHADHHQPKYAGIFERNDVFFVIFAIPSITLFYFGVEGGLNYKFFIGLGIMFYGMCYFLIHDVLIHQRFKWFKNTNNKYLIGLRKAHKVHHKHLGKEHGECFGMLFVPFKYYKI
- a CDS encoding SRPBCC family protein; the encoded protein is MKVYSLKTEQFVNANIEECWSFFSNPKNLQKITPSDMGFEITDFDEKNMYAGQIIQYKVSPLFGIKLGWMTVITVVKDQSYFVDEQRFGPYTLWHHKHFFEVKDNGVLMTDLIHYALPLGFIGRIMNSLVVKNKLKTIFEYRKVKVDELFNA
- a CDS encoding cryptochrome/photolyase family protein, producing MAKEAVSFFWFRRDLRLEDNLGLFQALQSQHPVIPLFIFDETILEPLPNNDPRVGFIHESLAAINTKLLEFGTSLLVKKGKPSEVWESLLNDYNIQEVYWNKDYEPNAIQRDLVVDNLLVSKGVTVLAFKDQVIFEEAEIVKADGLPYTVYTPFKNKWLEKYNSIAPVQEWDATPYFSNFFKSTFEFPSLGQIGFILSSIKVKPHNLKLVANYHETRDFPALDSTSYLSPHLRFGTVSIRKLVNWAVRKNPVFLSELIWREFFMQILFHFPKVKNRNFKSAYDGIEWRNDEADFKRWCEGKTGYPMVDAGMRQLNETGYMHNRVRMVVASFLCKHLLIEWQWGEAYFAEKLLDYEMAANVGNWQWAAGTGCDAAPYFRVFNPEIQQKKFDEKGIYIRQWIAEFDLGYGQPMVEHAMARDRAIATYKAGIVK
- the folE gene encoding GTP cyclohydrolase I FolE, with amino-acid sequence MKNYEKIEQYNTKATDILSNNYKTIIENLGEDVTREGLEKTPERVAKAMQYLTHGYGLDPLQILKSALFTEDHQQMIVVKDIEVYSMCEHHMLPFFGKAHVAYIPNGKIVGLSKIPRIVDAFARRMQVQERLTDQIKDCIQAALEPLGVAVVIEAQHMCMQMRGIQKQNSVTTTSSFTGAFEKDKTRKEFISLISNKLS
- a CDS encoding SDR family NAD(P)-dependent oxidoreductase → MKKILIIGGSKGIGNAILQQQLENNTVITISRNAPEITHPSLTHYSLDVLQDTLPEIESLDTLIYCPGSITLKPIGSLSIDDFRNDFEINVIGAVKVIQKYLPVLKKGNQPSILLFSTVAAKLGMPFHASIATAKAGVEGLVKSLGAELASSIRINAIAPTITDTSLAAGILRNDRMKENMIERHPMKGYLQPEEVANMADFLISEKAKSISGQIFEMDYGIVSFKI
- a CDS encoding TIGR03643 family protein; translated protein: MKKELTDIEKDRIIEMAWEDRTTFDAILLQFGLKEQEVIDLMRAEMKPSSFRMWRARVQGRKTKHEKLRDFREGRFKCSRQRQINNNKIAKR
- a CDS encoding ABC1 kinase family protein; amino-acid sequence: MKTIDYIPTSKIERASKLVQTGAKVGVNYLKYYGEKVVNPTLNRDKLNEDNAEDIYDGLKSLKGSALKVAQMLSMDKSFLPQAYVEKFSLSQFSVPPLSAPLVLKTFKSNLGKTPYEIFDEFNPNSVNAASIGQVHLAVKNNKKLAVKIQYPGVANSISSDLALVKPIAIRMFNLQGKDSDKYFKEVEDKLIEETNYLLELKQSQEVVATCSKIDHLVFPNYYPEYSSERIITMDWMTGKHLSEFTKDNTNSEIGNQLGQALWDFYMYQIHVLRKVHADPHPGNFLVNEKNQLVALDFGCMKAIPNDFYIPYFELVKKEIIDNKVLFSDKLFELEILRTDDSPEEVTYFTSMFYDLLTLFTQPFQSETFDFSDELFFEKIAQLGERFANDTNLRKMNGNRGSKHFIYMNRTFFGLYNLLFDLKAEIKVHNYQKYN